One genomic window of Salvia miltiorrhiza cultivar Shanhuang (shh) chromosome 4, IMPLAD_Smil_shh, whole genome shotgun sequence includes the following:
- the LOC131020188 gene encoding mitochondrial import inner membrane translocase subunit TIM8-like, protein MDPSSLNSPELQNLLNQEKERAMISEMISKLTSACWDKCITGTPGSKFSSSEANCLTNCAQRYMDMSLIIMKRLQQ, encoded by the exons ATGGATCCTTCGTCATTGAACTCCCCAGAGTTGCAGAACCTTCTAAAC CAAGAAAAAGAGAGGGCCATGATTAGTGAAATGATCTCAAAGCTTACATCTGCTTGCTGGGACAAATGCATCACAGGCACTCCCGGAAGCAAGTTCAGTTCCAGTGAAGCTAATTGTCTCACAAACTGTGCTCAACGTTACATGGATATGAGTCTCATCATCATGAAGCGTCTTCAACAGTGA